From a single Petroclostridium xylanilyticum genomic region:
- a CDS encoding sensory rhodopsin transducer, with translation MSDAVGKKIWVIPDGFLPEKSNGDFVSHEAVCVLNTGEKDAHINITVYFEDREPMERFTAVCGAKRTNHIRLDKIEDADGQKIPVGVPYALKVESDQPIVVQHSRMDTTQAEMTLMTTMAYPVG, from the coding sequence ATGTCGGATGCAGTTGGGAAAAAAATATGGGTTATTCCTGACGGTTTTCTCCCGGAGAAAAGTAACGGGGATTTTGTCAGCCATGAAGCTGTATGTGTTTTGAACACTGGTGAAAAGGATGCACATATTAACATTACTGTGTATTTTGAAGACAGGGAGCCTATGGAAAGATTTACAGCGGTATGTGGTGCTAAAAGAACCAATCATATCCGTCTGGATAAGATTGAAGATGCAGATGGTCAAAAGATACCCGTTGGAGTACCTTATGCATTGAAAGTGGAAAGCGACCAGCCAATCGTTGTACAGCACAGCAGGATGGACACGACACAGGCTGAAATGACATTAATGACAACCATGGCCTACCCGGTTGGTTAA